Part of the Planctomycetota bacterium genome is shown below.
CTACGACCCCCGTTTCGAGCACGACAACTGTGGCTTCGGCTTCGTGGCCAACGTGGCAGGGCGGCGATCGCACAGGCTCTTCACGCGGGCGCTCGAAATGCTCACCCACATGGAGCACCGCGGCGGATGCGGGTGTGATCCGGGCAGCGGCGACGGCGCCGGCGTACTGGTCGGCATGCCAGACAGCTTCCTCCGGCGGGCCGCAGGCGAGATCAAGATCGACTTACCACCGGCCGGCGAGTTCGCGGTCGGGATGATGTTCCTCCCGCAGGACACCGTCCAGCGGCGAAAGTGCGAACGACTCTTCGAGCGCGTGCTGGCCGACTACGACATGCAGGTCCTCGGCTGGCGCGACGTGCCGACCGACAACCGCAGCCTCGGCCACGACGCCAAAGAGGCCGAGCCGACGGTCCGCCAAGCGTTCGTCGGCATGCGGCGTAGCTTCTACGACCGAGGCGACTTCAACCGCCGGCTCTACCTGGTCCGCCAACGCGTAGAAAACCACGTCGAGTTCGGCGACGCCCGCGACTGGCCCGATGCGGTCAAGGAGCAGTTCTACCTCTGCACGCTCAGCACCAACCGCCTCGTCTACAAAGGCATGCTGACCGCCCCGCAGCTGGGCACGTACTACCCGGACCTTCTGGACGACGACTTCGCCAGCCACTTCGCGATCGTCCACAGCCGCTTCTCGACCAACACGTTCCCGAGCTGGCGGCTTGCCCATCCGTACCGATATCTCGCCCACAATGGCGAAATCAACACCATCCGCGGCAATCGCAACTGGATGCGGGCCCGTTACGGCAGCCTGAAGTCCGACCGCTTCGGTGCAGAGCTCGACAAGCTGTTCCCGATCCTTTCGAGCTCGACCAGCGACTCGGCGACGCTCGACAATGCCCTGCAGTTCCTCGCCGTCAACGGCCGGAGCATCGCGCATTCGATGCTCATGCTCATCCCCGAGGCGTGGCAGAACGACCCGCGGATGGATCCCGAGCTTCGCGCGTTCTACGAGTACCACGCGTGTCTCATGGAGCCGTGGGACGGCCCGGCAGGCGTTGCGTTTACCAACGGCCGACAGCTCGGTGCCGTGCTCGACCGCAACGGTCTCCGGCCCGCACGCTACTACCTGACGCACGACGACATGCTCGTCATGGGCAGCGAGGCGGGGGCGATTGAGTTGCCGCCGGAGGACATCAAGCAGAAGTGGCGTCTCCAGCCGGGCAAGATGCTCCTGGCCGACTTCGAGCAGGGTCGCATCATCGACGATGGCGAACTCAAGGGCGACCTGCTCGACGCCCGCCCTTGGGCGCGGTGGCTTCGCGAGAGCCTGGTCGACGTCGAGGCCCGCATGGCCGAGGAGCGGTCGAAGGACATCCGCGGCAGCTTCGCCTCGCCGACGGGCCCGCGTGTTGGTGCCTCGCCCGAGCCCGTCCGCGACCACGACGGCCTGTCGACCGAAACGATGAAGCCGACCGGCGATCGCGACGCGTCTGGCGATGCACTGCTCAAAGCGCAACGTGCCTTCGGCTACACGAACGAAGACCTGCGGATGCTCATCTACCCGATGGCTGCCTCTGGTGCCGAGGCCGTGGGCAGCATGGGCGCAGACACGCCGTTGGCATGTCTGTCAGATCGGCCGCAGCCGCTGTTCAACTACTTCAAGCAGCTGTTCGCCCAGGTAACGAATCCGCCGCTGGACGCGATTCGCGAAGAGATGGTGACGAGTCTCGTCACGTACCTCGGCCACGAGAAGAACCTGCTCGACGAGTCGCCCGACCACGCGCGGCTACTCAAGCTGCGCGGGCCGATCATTTCCAGTGAAGAGCTTGCCTGGATCCGCGACTTTGGCGAGTCGAAGGAAGGCTCCGAAGACTTCTCGTCAGCGACGGTGCCGTTCCTGTTCGATCGTCCGTCGGACGACGCGACTGACGAAGAGGTCGCCGCAGCGTTGGAACTGGCGGTCGACGAGCTGTGCCACGAAGTCAGTGAGGCCGTCCACGACGGCCGAAACATCATCGTCCTTTCCGACCGCGGTGTGAGCGAAGACCGCGTGCCGATTCCGTCACTCCTGGCCGTCGCGGCGGTCCATCACTACTTGATCCGTGACGGCACGCGGAACCAGTGCGGCATCATCGTCGAGACGGGCGAGGCCCGCGAAGGCCACCACTTCTGCTGTCTGCTTGGTTACGGAGCCGGGGCGATCAACCCGTACCTGGCGCTTGAGACGATCAGCGACCTGCACGCCGACGGTCTGCTCCCGCCGCAAGACTCGGCCGAGGCCGCCAAGCGGAACTACGTCAAGGCCGCCCACAAGGCGATCCTGAAGGTCGCGAGCAAGATGGGCATCAGCACCGTCCAGAGCTATCGCGCCGCCCAGATTTTCGAGGCCCTCGGCATCGGCGAGAACGTCATCGATCGCTACTTCGTCGACACGCCCAGCCGCATCGGCGGCATCGGCATGGCCGAGATCGGACGCGAGGCGATCATGAAGCACCGCGTCGCTTACCCGCGTGTGGAAGCGGAGAAGGCCCGCGTTCTTGATGCCGGCGGCTACTACCAGTGGCGGCGCGACGGCGAGTACCACCAGTGGAATCCGAACACCGTCGCCAAGCTGCAGCACGCGGTTCGCGTCGATTCGAAGAAGTCGTACGACCAGTACGCCAAGCTCGTCGACGACGACGCCCGGGCCAAGAGCACGCTGCGTGGCCTGATGACGATCGAGCCGAAGAATGAGGCGGTGCCACTCGACGAGGTCGAATCGGCCAAGGAGATCGTCAAGCGGTTCGCCACCGGTGCAATGAGCTTTGGCTCGATCAGTGCCGAGGCGCATGAGACGCTCGCCATTGCCATGAACGAGATCGGCGGCAAGAGCAACTCGGGCGAGGGCGGCGAAGATCCGGACCGCTACATCCAGCTCGGCGTCAACGGCGAGGCGAGGAGCAATCCGCGACGCAGTGCTATCAAGCAGGTCGCCTCCGGCCGATTCGGCGTGCACGGCGAGTACCTCCGCAACAGCGACCAGATTCAGATCAAGGTCGCCCAGGGTGCCAAGCCGGGTGAGGGCGGCGCGCTAAGCGGTCAGAAGGTCGACGAGACGATTGCCCGCGTCCGCCATTCCACGCCGGGCGTCGGCCTGATCTCGCCGCCGCCGCACCACGACATCTACTCGATCGAGGACCTCGCGCAGCTCATCCACGACTGCAAGAACATCAACCCGCAGGCGGACGTCAGCGTCAAGCTCGTTAGCGAAGTCGGCGTCGGCACGGTCGCGGCCGGCGTCGCCAAGGCCAAGGCCGACCACATCGTCATCGCCGGCTTCGACGGCGGCACGGGCAACGCTGCGTTGTCGTCCATCAAGCATTGCGGCCTGCCGTGGGAGCTGGGCCTCGCCGAGACGCAGCAGACGCTTCTCAAAAACGGCTTGCGTGGTCGCATCCGTCTTCAGGCCGACGGCGGCATGAAGACTGGCCGCGATGTGGTGATCGCTGCGCTACTCGGTGCGGAAGAAGTCGGCTTCAGCACGGCCCCGCTCATTGCGCTCGGCTGCATCATGATGCGGGTCTGCCACCTCAACACGTGTCCGGTCGGCATCGCGACGCAGGACCCGGAGCTTCGCAAGAAGTTCGTCGGAACGCCGGAGAATGTGATCAACTTCATGTTCTTCATCGCCGAGGAGGTGCGCGAGCACATGGCCAAGCTCGGCTTCCGCACGTTCGACGAGATGGTCGGCCGCAGCGACTGCCTGAAGTTCGCCGACCTGTCGGCTCATCCGAAGCTGCGTCACCTCGACCTGTCACCGATCGTCCGTCACGTCGAGCCGCGTGAGAATGATGCACCGCGCAACATCATCGAGCAGGATCACGAACTGGACCGCGCGCTCGACAACCGCCTGATCGAACTGGCCGAGCCGGCACTGGACCGAGGCGAGAAGGTTCATGCCGAAGTGCCAGTTCGGAACGTCAACCGGACCTGCGGCACCATGCTCAGCGGCAAGGTCGCGGAGAAGTTCGGCCTGCGTGGGCTGGACGACGACACGATCCGCTTCCAGTTCTCCGGCACGGCTGGGCAGAGCTTCGGCGCGTTCCTCGCGAAGGGCGTGACGCTCGAACTCGAAGGCGACGCCAACGATTACGTCGGCAAGGGCCTTTCCGGCGGACGCGTCGTGGTCTACCCACCCGACGAGAGCACCTTCAAAGCGGAAGAGAACATCATCGCCGGCAACGTGATCGGCTACGGCGCGATCGCTGGCGAGCTGTTCCTCCGCGGCGTCGTCGGTGAGCGGTTCTGCGTCCGAAACAGCGGCGCAAACGCGGTGGCCGAGGGCTGCGGCGACCACGGCTGCGAATACATGACCGGCGGGCGTGTCCTCCTGCTCGGCAAGACCGGTCGCAACTTCGCCGCAGGCATGTCGGGCGGCATCGCCTACGTCTACGACCCCGACGACGATCTGGCCGCGCGATGCAACATGGAGATGGTCGAACTCGGCCCCGTCGACGAGGCGGACGATCTCGAGACGGTGCGACGCCTGATGACCCGGCACGTCGAGCTGACCAACAGCCCGGTCGCCCGCGGGATGCTGGAGCACTTCGACTCAGCGATCTCGTTTTTCAAGCGCGTGATGCCCATCGACTACCGGCGCGTGCTCGAAGAACGTCGGATGCGGGCAGTCGCAACGAACACGTCGGCCGCTTCCGCGGCGACATGATTGTTGACCATTTGTCAACAATCTGGTATCTTGTAGTTCGATGGATCGCTTCGAACAGGCGCGAGCGGTTCGCGCACTCGCGGTCGACGCTCTCCACGAGGCGGCGACCCTCCGGCGACGGATCGACGACCTGCGTTGGGCGTGCGAGGACCTCGAAGATGCTTTGATCGATCTGGATCAAGCGATAGAGGCACACATCACGCCGCAGATTCAGGATGCAACAAATGCGGTTGTCGAGATCTACCTCATTGTCACCAAAATGACGGGTCCACTGGGCTGAGTCTTTCCGAGAAAGAAACACGATGCGACGTCCCCGCCGAACGAAGTTCAACGATCAGGCCAAGGCCGTTGTCGAGTATCTCATCAGCGAACACGACATGACCGTGACGCAGATCGCCGAGATCTGCCAGGTCGATAAGTCGTTCATCAGCCGCTGCAAGAATGGCGAGCGTGAGTTGAGCTACGACCATTTGGATCGTTTGTCGCTCGCTCTGGACGTCGTCCCCGGTGCGCTCTTGTTCGCAGCGATGCCGATGAGAGTGCCGCACCGGAATCCACGGCTTCGCGAACTTCATGAACAGTGCGTCGCTTTGCTCAACGCGGCGAGTCCTGGCTTCCAGAAACCAAAGAAGAGGAAGCGTGACGACGGTGAGACCCCGCCGACGTCTGCGGCGGCGTGAGATGATGCATCACCGCTGCCGATTCGGGTAGAGCCAATCCGCAAGATCCGCCGGCCAGTCGCGTTCGAAGAACAGCGGCTGGCCGGTCTTGGGATGGGCGAAACCAAGAAACCGCGCGTGGAGCGCCTGACGCGGCGGCGGGTCGGCTTCCTTGCCCGTGCCGTAGAGCTTGTCGCCGCAGATCGGGTGGCCGAGTTCGGAGAGGTGGATGCGAATCTGATGCGTCCGTCCGGTCTCCAGCCGGCACTCGACGAGGCCCAGCTCCCCAATGTCGCCGCTGGGCTGGACGTGCGTGATCGCGCGTTGGGCTCGTTCGTCGCTTTGGCCCGGCTTGAGGCTGCCGCGTTTCCCGTCGCCACGATCGCGGACGATCAGCGTGTTCACCGTCCGTCTCGGCGGCGGGCCGTTGCGGGTGACGGCGGCGTAGACGCGGTCAATGTCGTGCGCCTGAAACCGGCGGATCAGCTCGCGCTCGGCACCAGCGTTTCGAGCGAAGATCATCAGGCCGCTGGTGTCACGATCGAGCCGGTGGACCGGAAAGACCGTCTTGCCGCGATCGTGTGGGCGACTCAGTCGTTTCGTGAGCAGTTCGTCGAGCGTCGGTTGCCGCTCGCGTCGTTCGCGACTCATCTTCGACTCGCGCGGCTCTCGCACGCTCACAATGCCTGCCGGTTTGTCGACGACCACGACGTCGCGGTCCTGGTAGACGATGTCGAGGTCTTTGGCTTCCTTCGGCTTGGCGGCCGGGGTGTCGAGTAGGTTGACGACGTCGCCGGTCTTGAGTCGCCGAGCCGGGTCGAGACAGAGGTTGCCATGGACGGCGACGCGTCGCTCGAAGACGCGCATCTCCGCCTCGCCCCACGAAACGCGGAGCTTCTGCTTAAGCACCGCCCCGAGCGTCTTGCCGCCCAGTTCCTGGCTCACGTGGATGATCTGGCCCGCCGCCTTTGCCACGCGGCAGGTTACGCTCTGCCATGCAGCCGCTTTCGGGTCGCCAGCCGGTTCATGCTCGGAACGTCGTCGCGACGAGTCAGCCGCTGGCGACGCAGGCCGGTCTTGAAATGCTAAGCCTCGGCGGCAGCGCGGTCGACGCGGCCATCGCGGCGGCGGTGTGTCTGACCGTCGTCGAGCCGACCAGCAACGGCATCGGCGGCGACCTGTTTGCAATCGTCAACGACGGCGATGACCTCGTCGGCCTCAATGCCAGCGGCCGATCGCCAGCTGCGTGGACGCCGGACCGCTTCGCAGGTCTTGACAAGATGCCGTGGCGCGGCTGGGACAGCGTCACATTGCCGGGCTGCGTCGCCGGCTGGGTTGACCTCAGCGATCGATTCGGTCGGCTCCCTTTTAAGCAACTTTTCGAGCCGGCTATTCACCAAGCCCGAGACGGCTTCCCGGTCAGCCCGATCACAGCAGATGCCTGGAAGCGTGCTGAGACCGTCTTTGGTGAGCCGGCATTCGTCGACACGTTCCTGCCGGCACCGGCCTCGAGTGAGGTCTGGCGGAGCGAAGGCCATGCTTCGACTTTGCAGGCAATCGCCGACTCGAAGGGCGAGTCGTTCTACCGCGGCGATCTCGCAAGACAGATCGTCGCCGCAAGCGATGCCGGCGGTGGGTCGATGACGCTGGCCGACCTCGCCTCCCACGAGAACCTCTGGCACACCGAAACGGAGCTGATGCGGACCGACGCCCTCGGCGTCTCGCTCTACGAAATGCCGCCCAACGGCCAGGGCATCGCGGCCTGCCTTGCCCTCGGAATCTGCCAACGCCTCGACTGCGACGACTGGCACAGCGAGCAAGGCCTCCACCTCCAGATCGAGGCGATGAAGCTCGCTTTTGCTGACCTGCACACACACGTCGCGGACCGCGACGTGATGTCGTTCGATCCCGCGGCGTTGCTCAACGAGACTTACCTCGACGAGCGTGCCAAGCTGATCGACCGTGAGCGAGCCACGACCTACGCGGCCGGCGTGCCCACCGACGGCGGCACGGTGAACCTCGTCGCCTGCGACGCCGACGGTCTGATGATCTCGCTCATCCAGAGCAACTACGCCGGCTTCGGCAGCGGCATCGTCGTGCCCGGCACCGGCATCGCCCTGCAGAATCGCGGTGCCGGCTTCGTCACAACGCCTGGGCATCCGAACCAGGTCGGCCCGAGCAAGCGGCCGTTCCACACGATCATCCCCGGCTTCGTCAAACGCGACGGCAAGCCGCTTCTGCCGTTCGGCCTGATGGGCGGCCCGATGCAGGCGCAGGGCCACCTGCAGCTCATGCTCCGCGTCTTCGCCAGCGGCCAGGGCGTACAGCACGCCATCGACGCCCCACGCTGGCAGGTCATGGGAGGTTTGAAAGTGCTCGTCGAGCCCGGTCTCGACGCCGACGCCCTGCGCCACCGCGGTCACGAAGTCACCGTTTCCGACTTCCGCCCCTTCGGCGGGGCACAGCTCGCCCAACGCCTCGAAAACGGCACCTACGCCGCCGCCAGCGACCCACGCAAAGACGGTCACGCCGGCGGCTTTTGAGCGGTCCGGGTCGTAGACTTCCCGACGATGGGTAAGCCGACGGGATTCAAAGAGATCGCGCGTGAGACCAGGCGGCGGAGGCCTGTGGAGCTGCGCATCAAGGACTGGGACGAGATCTACATCCCGCTCGAAGACCAGAACCTCCGCAATCAGGGTGCCCGCTGCATGGATTGCGGCGTCCCGTTCTGCAACAACGGCTGTCCGCTGGGCAACCAGATCCCCGACTGGAACGACCTGGTCTATCGCGATCGCTGGTACGAGGCATACCAGTCGCTGGCTCGCACGAACAACTTCCCCGAGTTCACCGGCCGCATCTGTCCGGCCCCGTGCGAGGAGGCGTGCGTTCTGTCGCTCAACGACCGGCCGGTGACGATCAAGAGCATCGAGCAGGCGATCGCGGATCGGGCATTCGAGGAAGGCTGGGTCGTCGCGGAGAAGCCGGACCCGACCAAGCGGACCGGCAAGAAGGTTGCCGTCATCGGCAGCGGGCCGGCTGGCATGGCGGCGGCGCAGCAGCTCAATCGGGCAGGGCACGACGTCGTCGTCTTCGAACGCGACGACCGCGCCGGTGGCCTGATGGTCTACGGCATTCCGGACTTCAAGATGGACAAGGCCAAGGTCCAGCGACGCGTCGACCTGCTGGCCGAGGAAGGCATCGAGTTCCGCTGCGGCGTCAATGTCGGCAAGGACGTCACGACGGCCGAGCTCCAGGCGGAGTTCGACGCGATGATCCTGTGCAACGGCGCGACCAAGGCCCGCGATGTGAATGTGCCGGGGCGTGACCTGTCGGGCATCCACTACGCGATGACTTATCTGCCGCAGCAGACGCGCGAGAACCTCGCCGGCGTGCAGACCGAGGGAGACCAGATCTTTGCTGAGCAACAGATCAACGCCGCCGGCAAGCACGTGGTCATCATCGGCGGCGGCGACACGGCGGCGGACTGCCTCGGGACCGCACTCCGGCAGGGGGCCAAGTCGATCACGCAGTTCGACATCAACGCCCAGCCCCCCGAGGAGCGCGAGCCGCTCAAGACCTGGCCCAACTGGCCGATGGTTTTGCGCACCAGTGCCGCTCATGAAGAGGGCGCCGAGATCCACGGGCGCGACCTCCGCGACTACGCCGTCCTCACGAAGAGCTTCGTCGGCGACGGCCAAGGCAACGTCAAAGCGATCAAGGGCGTCCGCATCGAGAGCTTCAAGGACGACCAGGGCGTTCGCCACGTCACCGAGCTCGACGACGGCGGCTTCGAACTGCCGTGCGACCTCTGCCTGCTCGCCATCGGGTTCACGGGCCCCGACCCCGTCGGCCCGATCGGCGATCTCGACCTCACGCTCACCGAACGCGGCGCGGTCAAGGTCGATGACGACTACATGACCAGCTGCGACGGCGTCTTTGCGGCCGGCGACGCGCGGCGTGGGCAGAGTCTGGTTGTCTACGCCATCAGCGAAGGACGTCAGGCCGCGCGGTGCTGCGACGAGTGGCTGATGGGCCGGCCGAGCGACCTGCCCTTCATGCACTTGGAGCTTTGACCCCGCCGTCTGTGTTGCCGACGAAAAGAACGATCGAGTGCGTTTTGGAACCCAGATGATCGTTCCAACCGAGGTCATCCAGAGCGGATTCGAATCATTCGTCGTGTTCGGTGGCACTGCATCCTTGCAGTGGCACCAGAGCCCGATCAGTGAATTCGCTCTAACTTCAGTTTTGCCCGCGGCGACGGCGGAGGCTGAGCATGCCGACGGCGGCCGCGATAACCAGCGCCGAGCCCGGCTCTGGAATGGCTGACGGATCGCTCACCGGCGACAGCGTTAGGAAGTCGATGATGCCTTCGACCTGATCGTCCGTCAGGGCACCCGTGTAGACGATCGCCGCCGAGACGAAGACGTCGGAGTCGGCAAGTCCACCGCCGGCGACGGAACTGGTGCTGCCGGTGCGGACGTCGCCGAGGAAGAACTGATCGCTCGATGTGTTGTTGGCAGCACTGCCGCCGTTGTCGACCGGCCCGATGGTGATGTTGGTCGTGCCGCCGGTGAACTGCCAGTTGGTCACGATGCCGCTGTCGAAGCGGGCGGCTCGTACGAGCAACTCGTCGGCCGGATCGTCCGCTCCGGTGTTGTTGCCGTTGTCGTAGCGAAGCGACCCATCAGCCGCGAGGTGGAAGTTGTTGACGTCGCCCGTGAGTGCCGAAGGCGAGCCAATGCCACCCGGTCGCACGCTCGACTCTCCTGCTCCGTTGGCGTCGGAGGAGTAGACGAGGAAAACGGTGACTTCGCTCAGGGTGCTCCCGGTCGTCAGGTCAGTCCCGAGCAAGTCGTTGGCCGAGTCGCTGAACAAGATGCCGTCGACGTTCTGGCCAGCAAAAGCGCCGGTGGTGGCGTTGAAGGTCGATGCCGTCGGAACGGTCGGGCTCGTGAAGGCGGGCGACGTACCGACCGGGAGTATCAGGTCGTTGCCGTTCCCGCTCGAGTCGATCCAGGTCGTTCCGTCGAAGTTGGTTCCGGCCTCACGCGCCCAAAGTACGAGGCTTCCCGAAACGCTCGGATCGTTCGGCAAAATCGGGCTGGCGGTCGCGAGCAACGGGCAAAGCAGCGTGGGCAGGGCGATGAAGGTCGTGGTGGTGATGATGCGCATGGTTCCTCCGAAGGGGATCGTGATTCTCCGGCAGTCTCCGGCGAGACTGCCTTCGAAAAGTAACCCGACGTTCGCGATACAGCTTGACTTGTTCGGTCACGTACTTGACATAGAGTGACAATCTTGACGAAACACAGGCTCCAGATCGCCGCCCTGTTCGATCCCTATCTGCCGCAGCTGCGCGACGTCATTCGCGGCATGATCGATTTCGTCAGCGAACGCCAGCCTGACTGGGAGATCGTGATGGCCCACCTTGCGGTCAAGGACACGCCCTCCAAGGAGCCGATCGCGCTGTCGCGATTCGACGGATTCATCGATTCCAATCCGTTGCCGCGCACGACGCGATTCCTGAGCGGACGGCCGACGGTTCTGCTGGAAGAGACCCGGATCGACAGGGGAATCCCGATCGTTTGCACGGACATGAGTGGTGTCGGGCGGGCCTGTGCCGAGCACCTTGTCGAGTCGGGCCTTCGACAGTTCGCGGTCGTCACGTCGCCCGGGTCCGAGCGCGGTCCCGACCGGCTGCGTCGCGACGGCTTCCGGTACTGTCTTCGCGGGCACGGATTCGACGAGCCGACCGTTTTCCAGAGTGGCGTTCGCATGGATGCCTCTGCTGAGTGGTCGTGGGAGGATCAGGTCGATGACCTGTCCGATTGGCTCGCAGCGCAGCCCCGCCCGATCGGCGTGATGGCGGTCGACATCGCCTACGGCTGGCGAACCCTGACCGCCACGCAACACGCGGGTCTTCGCGTCCCTGAAGATGTCTGTCTTGTCGTCGGCGGCGACGACGAGCTGATCCTCGGCGGACTTAGACCCTCGCTTTCAGGGGTTGCATACCACCAGAAGCGTGTCGGGTTTCAGGCCGCCGAAGTCCTCCACCGCATTCTCAGCGGCGAGCAGGTGCCGTCGCTACAACGAGTCAGGCCGCTCGGTGTGATCGAGAGGCAGTCCAGCCTCTTCATCGCAAGCGAGGACCCCTTGGTCGAGAAGATGATGCAATACATCTGGCGTCACGTCGAAAAGGGCGTCACGGTCCAGCAGATCACGGCTCTCGTCCCCGTGTCGCAAAGAACCCTCGTCAGACGGTTCGAAAAAGCGATCGGCCGAACACCGCACGAAGAGATCCGGCGATCGCAATTGCAGACCGCTCGTCGACTTCTGACGACGACTGATTTCTCACTCCGCGAGGTGGCGGCGCGTTCAGGCCTGGGCACGCCGACCAATCTCAGCCAGGCCGTCCGCCGCGTGGCGGGCGTAAGTCCGTCCGAACTCCGCCGCCAGCATCGTTGACCTATCGGCAGCTAGTGGTCGGGAATCACAAGATCGGCGACCATGAGCAGGTGATCGCTGGCGAGACTGTCGGATGCGAGGAGTCCGTGCCGGGCGAGTGTCGCATCGTCCAGGTCGGCCGTGTCCAGCACGAACGCCTGTTTCGCCGTGATGGAGCTCGCATGCGTGATCAGGTCCAGCCGTCCAGGCCAGAACGACTCCGTCGGGCTCAGGCCGCGCCAGGTCACGGCCGTGTCTTCGCCGAGCTGTGTCGGCAAGGTCTCGCTCAAGCGCAGCGGCGCGTCGGTGAGCATGTCCAGCGGCCTGCGTGAGCCGACTAGGTTGTAGTCGCCGGCCACGATGATCGGATGGTTCTCGGCGTGTAGTCGGAGTGCCTCGATGAGTGCAGTCACCTCGGCCACGCGCTGATCGTCCTCTGGACTCCCGGCAAAGCCACAGCACTTGAGGTGCACACTGACGACGAGCGGATCGCCTTTGCCGATGCCGTCGCCGTTCGCATCGATGATGGCCGCCGCGCCACGAACACCGCTGCCGAGCGAGATCGGTTGCATGTCGTTTCGGCTGGCGACCGCACAACCCAGGCCATCGGCGACGACGTTCCATCGACCCTCGAGACCGCGATCGAGGACGCGTTTGACGCTCCGCGCAGCCGCGGCCGTGTCTGGAACTTCGCCTTCGTCGCGGTCGGGTAAGTCCTCGCGTGCCACCGCCTCCTGCAATGCGATGACGTCCGCATCGACCGCGGCCAGCAATCGGCTGACCTGCCGACCA
Proteins encoded:
- a CDS encoding PEP-CTERM sorting domain-containing protein (PEP-CTERM proteins occur, often in large numbers, in the proteomes of bacteria that also encode an exosortase, a predicted intramembrane cysteine proteinase. The presence of a PEP-CTERM domain at a protein's C-terminus predicts cleavage within the sorting domain, followed by covalent anchoring to some some component of the (usually Gram-negative) cell surface. Many PEP-CTERM proteins exhibit an unusual sequence composition that includes large numbers of potential glycosylation sites. Expression of one such protein has been shown restore the ability of a bacterium to form floc, a type of biofilm.); translation: MRIITTTTFIALPTLLCPLLATASPILPNDPSVSGSLVLWAREAGTNFDGTTWIDSSGNGNDLILPVGTSPAFTSPTVPTASTFNATTGAFAGQNVDGILFSDSANDLLGTDLTTGSTLSEVTVFLVYSSDANGAGESSVRPGGIGSPSALTGDVNNFHLAADGSLRYDNGNNTGADDPADELLVRAARFDSGIVTNWQFTGGTTNITIGPVDNGGSAANNTSSDQFFLGDVRTGSTSSVAGGGLADSDVFVSAAIVYTGALTDDQVEGIIDFLTLSPVSDPSAIPEPGSALVIAAAVGMLSLRRRRGQN
- a CDS encoding endonuclease/exonuclease/phosphatase family protein; this translates as MYGLIASLLVASPTITLDGRFDDWRAVEPAFALEDPAGDARAAFDVTRVSGVVEGTTVFLDLTLTEPLNLQSGPMDEGTLVISLSLPDGRVLAIDLRGRSATLDGVAVPWAVLRFNALPTYAATRQELRFDLGRLASPGDVVVISVSGSDDVEPVEVTLAEQHVGQAPGTSLDRDGGLRLAVMNVLWDGHADAGRGRQVSRLLAAVDADVIALQEAVAREDLPDRDEGEVPDTAAAARSVKRVLDRGLEGRWNVVADGLGCAVASRNDMQPISLGSGVRGAAAIIDANGDGIGKGDPLVVSVHLKCCGFAGSPEDDQRVAEVTALIEALRLHAENHPIIVAGDYNLVGSRRPLDMLTDAPLRLSETLPTQLGEDTAVTWRGLSPTESFWPGRLDLITHASSITAKQAFVLDTADLDDATLARHGLLASDSLASDHLLMVADLVIPDH
- a CDS encoding substrate-binding domain-containing protein; translated protein: MTKHRLQIAALFDPYLPQLRDVIRGMIDFVSERQPDWEIVMAHLAVKDTPSKEPIALSRFDGFIDSNPLPRTTRFLSGRPTVLLEETRIDRGIPIVCTDMSGVGRACAEHLVESGLRQFAVVTSPGSERGPDRLRRDGFRYCLRGHGFDEPTVFQSGVRMDASAEWSWEDQVDDLSDWLAAQPRPIGVMAVDIAYGWRTLTATQHAGLRVPEDVCLVVGGDDELILGGLRPSLSGVAYHQKRVGFQAAEVLHRILSGEQVPSLQRVRPLGVIERQSSLFIASEDPLVEKMMQYIWRHVEKGVTVQQITALVPVSQRTLVRRFEKAIGRTPHEEIRRSQLQTARRLLTTTDFSLREVAARSGLGTPTNLSQAVRRVAGVSPSELRRQHR